The proteins below come from a single Aegilops tauschii subsp. strangulata cultivar AL8/78 chromosome 6, Aet v6.0, whole genome shotgun sequence genomic window:
- the LOC109751065 gene encoding galactoside 2-alpha-L-fucosyltransferase-like, translating to MEKQPISWRGSNGGHKERLPLRGGGVGGLETEARATHPHAHAHAHAADQQEAGRGRHRRNCVRAALVLCLLTLPACVLVVGNLRTESSSQMLFDVDDDLPKYDDDDQDIRDDMPDDLSPSAQIDYDRLLGGLLVEGFDERSCRSRYQFARYHRNAARVPSPYLIERLRRQEALQKKCGPGTKSYNNAAKQLTSTQSINGTSDCNYLFLIIHAGMGNRMLEMTSAFLYALLTGRVLLVDRSKQIASTFCEPFPGTSWLIPSDFPLSYNEFTERSPESYGNMLQDNVIRGNTYRSLTSARPPYVFLYLDGDCASNDKLFFCQDDQQFLQGVPWLIMRTDMYFVPSLFLIPSFQDELSKLFPEKDTVFHHLGRYLLHPTNDIWYSATTYYRAYLAKADKVVGIQIRVLETKGILQRNGPFPHVLEQVLSCAQGEKLLPEIGVTNEAATGNNNRTIAVLATSLSSWYSDQIRERYSEYRAVDGTTVKVYQPSHEEYQRSKNKKHNMKALAEIYLLSMSDVLITSAYSTFGYVAQGLAGLTPWIMYKPEKNLYKPENHVVPKPPCGRAMSIEPCFHQAPYFDCKAKRDADLGKVVPYVRHCEDVSWGLKIVNETRL from the exons ATGGAGAAACAACCGATCAGCTGGCGGGGGAGCAACGGCGGCCACAAGGAGAGGCTGCCCctgcgcggcggcggcgtcggcggcctGGAGACGGAGGCAAGGGCGACGCACCCCCACGCCCACGCCCACGCCCACGCCGCGGATCAGCAGGAGGCGGGGCGGGGCAGGCACCGGCGCAACTGCGTGCGCGCCGCGCTGGTGCTCTGCCTGCTCACGCTCCCGGCCTGCGTCCTCGTCGTCGGGAACCTGCGGACCGAGTCCTCCTCACAGATGCTCTTCGACGTCGACGACGACCTCCCAAAGTACGACGACGACGACCAAG ATATAAGAGATGATATGCCTGATGATTTATCTCCATCGGCACAAATTGATTATGACAGACTTCTGGGTGGCCTTCTGGTCGAGGGATTTGATGAAAGATCGTGTCGCAGCAGGTACCAGTTTGCACGTTATCACAGGAATGCAGCAAGAGTACCTTCTCCATACCTCATAGAAAGATTAAGGAGACAAGAAGCACTGCAGAAGAAGTGTGGTCCAGGCACCAAATCATACAACAATGCTGCAAAACAGCTCACGTCCACTCAGAGCATCAACGGCACATCGGATTGCAACTATCTCTTCCTGATAATCCATGCCGGGATGGGGAACCGGATGCTTGAGATGACTTCAGCGTTCCTTTACGCGCTTCTGACAGGCAGGGTTTTGCTTGTGGACCGTTCTAAGCAGATTGCCAGTACTTTCTGCGAGCCTTTCCCTGGAACTTCATGGTTGATTCCTTCAGATTTCCCTCTGAGCTATAATGAGTTCACCGAGCGTAGTCCAGAGAGCTACGGCAACATGTTGCAGGATAATGTTATCCGTGGCAACACTTATCGGTCTCTAACCAGTGCTAGGCCACCCTATGTGTTCCTCTATCTTGACGGCGACTGCGCTTCCAACGACAAGCTTTTCTTCTGCCAAGACGATCAACAGTTCCTGCAAGGTGTGCCGTGGCTGATCATGCGAACCGACATGTACTTTGTGCCGTCACTGTTTCTTATCCCAAGTTTCCAAGATGAACTGAGCAAGTTGTTTCCTGAAAAGGACACCGTTTTCCATCACTTGGGCCGGTACCTTCTTCATCCGACAAATGATATTTGGTATTCGGCGACGACGTACTACAGGGCCTACCTTGCTAAAGCTGATAAAGTAGTGGGGATTCAGATCAGAGTGCTTGAAACGAAGGGCATCCTCCAAAGAAATGGGCCATTTCCACATGTTTTAGAGCAGGTCCTTTCTTGTGCTCAGGGTGAAAAGCTGCTCCCAGAAATCGGCGTGACCAATGAGGCAGCCACTGGGAATAATAACCGGACAATTGCCGTTCTTGCGACTTCTTTAAGCTCTTGGTACAGTGATCAGATCCGGGAAAGGTACAGCGAGTACCGGGCCGTCGACGGCACCACGGTCAAAGTGTACCAGCCGAGCCACGAGGAGTACCAGAGGTCCAAGAACAAGAAGCACAACATGAAGGCGCTGGCGGAGATCTACCTGCTCAGCATGAGCGATGTGCTCATCACCAGCGCGTACTCCACCTTCGGGTACGTCGCGCAGGGCCTCGCCGGCCTCACGCCGTGGATCATGTACAAGCCCGAGAAGAACCTGTACAAGCCCGAGAACCATGTCGTGCCGAAGCCGCCATGCGGCCGCGCCATGTCCATCGAGCCGTGCTTCCACCAGGCCCCCTACTTCGACTGCAAGGCCAAGAGGGACGCCGACCTGGGCAAGGTGGTGCCGTACGTGAGGCACTGCGAGGATGTCAGCTGGGGGCTCAAGATTGTAAATGAAACTCGGTTGTAG